The Hypomesus transpacificus isolate Combined female chromosome 12, fHypTra1, whole genome shotgun sequence genome segment CAAAAAGTAAGTCAAAATGCACAAAAGACAAAATAAAGAACATCAAACCTCAATCaatacatgtaggcctacattaaaaTGGTGAAATGAAGGacagtgtctcttgaaaatagGAAACATCATTATTCCCATTTCGCCACACCAATGTAATGGTTCATTACATCCATCAGGAAATTAGGAATTGCCAAAGCAGAACCGAAATGACCATTAACAAATCCGAGATGCACCTGCTAGCCAATCCCACTTCTGTTTCCCCCGCTCTGTCCtttgaacaaacaacacagCACtgcgttaacacacacacacacagacatgcataaacacacacacacaatcagcatGTGTTTAATAGGGCGCTGGGCTCTCACATAAGGGGCTTGAGGTCCAGTGACAGCTTTAAGGATGTAGGGTTACCATGACATCTGACAGAACTGACACAAACAGCTGCATCTCATTAGTGACCATGGTGGCTGCCAGTGAACAAAGAAATGATTTACTCTGTTTAATAAATGTTTCTTTAAAGTCTGACAAATGGATTCAAATGAATGTCAAATTATAGTTAGTACAAAAACAGTTTGCTCTGTAAATATTTTACAGTCCATTTACACTCTGTAACATATCAGTAAAAAGATCCACACAACCACCCCTTATAAAAGTGACTTTAAATGAGTCAGGAGACTCAATGCCAGACAGTTGTCTCCAGGTCATGTGTTGCTAATGTTTTATTCTGTCTTTGTGAAGGTCATGGCCTATGAGGGAGAACACAATCAGAGAGGCAAGAAATTGGCTCTAGGGGCCCAAAATGGATTCCTAAACCACTGACTGAACTCTCTAAGATGATTCAAAGAAAAAGGTATGTGAAAAGGGGCAGATCTTAATTTACTATCTTCCCCATGGGATCTGAAATGTTGGAATGGAAAGGTAAGAGTAGGAAGGGCAAGCACAACGTTCCTTGAATAGTGGACTGACATTACCTACCTCAGGTTTTCACTTGTCTTCCATTTGTCTAAATACTTACTAGCATTTTAACAAACTAGGATCTATACGCCCATGAGTTCAATATATGTAAACATACATTCAGCTTGAAGTTGATGAACAGAATCTTGGTGGTGTCTATTTTTAATGGTCTGAGGTAAAAATGGACTGTTTGAGTGTTTCACCGTGCACATGACCAATAATACACCCAAAGAAAAAACGACTGGCATATTTTAAGATTCATTGTTAAGCGTTACATGCTTCCACTGGGGCTTCTCATTGATGCCTTGCTGTCTAAAAGGAAGGATGGAAATATGACAAAAGGGAAGGCTGTCCTATTATGTTATTTTCAGCCCGAGATTACACAGCTATGTTTTATTGTGTAACGCTGATCGAATACTCATTTGTATGCTACAAGATTTATCTCAACATAAttgtatcaccccccccccttccccctcacataTTTCTGTCCTGAGAGTTTTGCTGTGATTCAGTCTGTTGAGATCTGGATAATTAGGTTTGATTGAATCAAGTCCCAAACCCTGAATGGAAACACCAAGTGAATTAGTATCCCTTTGTTTACCACATAAATCTCCCCACCATTCCCCTCTTCCAAGCCTCTCCTAACGTGAGCCAGGTCCAGATCGGCTGTTTTCCACACTCCCAGGGGTCCACCGTGATGTGCCCAGCCCTCAATCACATTACTTTAATATCATTATGGAATCCGTTCTATCATGTACAAGCGGTCACTGCATGTGAGAGAGCGGCATGGGTGGTATTCGTGAGATCTGGTAGGAACACATCCAGGGCCAAGCGGCCAGCAGTATTGATTGGAGTCAACCATTGCTCTTGATTTAGCCATCGCACATCTGTAGCAGCCTTGTAAGGCTAATGACAGGACCATTCATCTTTCCTAAcagtgacagggagagacacactGACCTCTGCTTTCTCAGGCTAATTAATAATATTCCATTCATTACGCTCTGCTGTGCGGTGGACTGAGGGCTTGTAGGACAATGTCTCAGTGACTAAGCCCAGAATAAAAGCATGATTAAGATGAGGGACATGAGGTCAGGAGCATGCCTTTGCCTTTTTGGCCTCATATTGGTTCTCCTGGGGTTTCCAATTTGTTTTCTGCTGAAAGTTATCATGTACAGTAAAAGTCATCACAGTCTGTTAAGTTTAACTTAATATCATCTTTACATTTGTTAAACTGTAATGGTGTATTTGATGTGGAGATTTGGCATTGTAGACTGTAGAAACCCTTCCTAGTTTTTCAAGGattttcttctttcttcagCCGACTAAAATTGGCTAGGGTATTCAATTTGGCCTATAGTCATGTTGTGGCATGTTCTACTGTACACTCGAGAACAAAGGCTGCATAATTGTGCTATATTACAGTACCGTTAGTATCAGGTAAAAAACAATTCCAGACTGCAGCCGAGGTGCATGTATCATCAGACTGTTGGATGTACACAGAAGGATGCTCTGTATGAGTGGTGTTTTTTTAAGAAACTGCATTTCCTTTTCTTCCCTACCCTTTTATTACATTGATATGGACTCGTTTGCAAAAAGGTTTGTTTCATCTATCAATAATGGATCCCCCCAAACACCAAACACTAAACAGTGAGATTAGAAATGAGGACTGGAACAAAAAGTCATCCAAAGTTGTTAAACTATAGTAATTAATTACATGTTTAACATTGAACTTAGGAACGATTTAAGTAAATCTTATCATTGGGTGAATTGAAAAGTGTCAACATTTCCACTTCTGTgataaatacatacaattaAGTTTGTTTTCAACCCAAAACAAACCAATTTTTGAGTTATTTTGGCAATTTATCTACATGCATTCAGAGAAAATTGTCTCCCCAAACAATCACCATGTCTCATAACCCTAAATTCACTTTCCTGCCATCTGGTGTTGTTGTTCAGCATTCTCTGAAAGGCTAGGTAGGGAAAGCTTCCTTTACCCAAACAAACCCACTATTCCAGGCACCAGGCTAGAGGGGGGTCGACCTTCACCATATGCTGGCAGCATTGTGTGCCACAGGGGATGTCCACACAAGGACATACACTCCTCTGTATCCCAATGAGGCTGCATGTTAGGCAGGGGGTCATAGACAGAACCTTGAACTAAATGTGTTGCCACAACCAGTCTACGAGAGTACAGAGGCAGCCACTCGCAGGTGACTGAGAAAGGATCATGCGAGACTGAAACGGCCAGTATGCCCACAATTGATACCAAGACTTCAGCTTGATGAGGACCTGGACCACAATCATTTGAGGACTTGAGGACTGTGGAATGTTGACAATTGTAAATGGTAGATGTTTACAGCATGAGAAGGTGTTAGTCTATTGTTGAAGAGGGTGCTTCTCTCCAGAGATGAAGGCTCCTGCGTGACAGCTCTAAGATCCTGAGAAAATGTGTAAGCCATTAGCAATGGAGGGATGGAGCTTTTACAAATTATAACAGCTAATAGGGACAATGGACAGCTCATAAAGCCTTTTCAAATCATTTTGATCCATCACTATCTCAATACCTTTTCTCTGGTATAATACGATGAAAAGCTCTGAGCACCTTTGATGACCTTTAAAAGTAACCTTTAGTTTTGGAGATCccgcaaaagaaaaaaaaggttccTTTGTACAATGGTAACTGACTGCAATATTAGAAGATGCAAAGATTTAATAATGAAATTGAGTCAGTGTAGGTCTGTCTTTCAGCAAGTTATAATTACAGGAAACTGCCCAGAAACACAAAAATTAATCATTTTGAAACAGAAACAACCTTAGTGTCTAACCTTTCTGTGCACTGCTCAGCAAGGTGTGATTAATTCAAAGTGTAAATATCACAATATGCAGATAAGGTGATGTAGACATTGTATTGATTAAACATATCAATAAATTATAAAATTATGTACATAGATGTACCAATTTCACTCTTAGCCCAAAGTATTTTGCCCTTTTGACTGTGAAATAATTATTCTTGTTGATGTAATCATTAAATCATCAGCTTTTTTCTGTCTATATTGAAATAGCACTTTGTTGTGTAATTCATTACTTTCACTAGTGGCAGACACTGTGAAGTAAAGACTTGGATAACAAACCACTTTGTCTCAAGATGAGGTTTCCTACTGCGTGGTTAATCAAATTTCGCAGACAAAACAGGATCCACATTAGAGAATTTATTTTCCAAAGGCGTGTAGTGTTACTGAAGGAAACATAAGGACTGTTTAACAATAACAAATGTAATCAACTGTTCAAAGCAAAACCCTATGATTTAAGTTAGACTTTACTGAGACAGCCAGTAGAAAAAGTTAAAAAGTTAAAGATGAAGCCATGAAAGAAAGGGAAGACAAAGGACAACAGCTATGATTAAACAATGTATACACAGAACGTTATTTTCAGTATCCTCTCCAGAACTGCACAGTAGACCAGAGACTCCCAGTCACTTCTTGGTCCTAAGCACTTTTGTATAATTCATaatgatatatattttcttGTGATAAATTTAAAACCTCATTATAAACCCATGCATTAGGGCTGAGTTGTGCAACAGTACTATACAGTAGGTCAAAAAGGGTCTAGATAaatctctgtcctccctcttgaTGTTTCATATGCTTTCATAACCAAAGTTCTTCTATCACGATTTCTGAACCACAGTCTGATTGAAATGAAAGGTACAAAAAGAGCTGCCCAGTATTGCATTAAGTAGATGGAAATGAGACCAACATACCATCTCCATCAGCATTAAGTCTGCTATAAGTGTCAGACCGACACAAATGGACAGGAAGCTTAAGTAGATAAACTGCCCTTCAGAGGCCTTAAATCTCTTTTTCATCTCCAGAAAAAAATTActtatttcattatttcttcATAATTAATTATTTCATGACAATCTTCCTTGACAAATAATTTCGAGACTCTACAGTGCATACTTCCCACTGAAATAGAGTTTAGTATTACAGTAACTTCATTTTTGTCTGGGACTCTTACACATTAATTACATAAACTACCATTTGAGCAGACacactaaaatgtaaaatgttatgTAAATATTACAGAACGCAAATGCAGCAGACAAAAGTATATTGATGCATCCTAAACACTACATGTACATTTTGCTATTGACTATAAAGTTACTGTGTATACAGGAGTGCTCAGTAGGACTGGTTACATTGGTAGCATTAAAGAGAATTACTGTATAACAATTAGATACCAGTCATGAGTTCTACAGAGAACCTAATGTACCTTTACAAATGTTGTGGCAAAATATTCAAATTGATTTACtgatctgtacatttattttcccgATTGTTCACAGTGCCATGGTTTAAAGGGTCTTGTTTCTAGGCACTTCAAGATGCAGGGATACATGGATGCCGTGGGAGAAATCCGGAATTTCTTATGTGCTTATTTTGACCATTATCAGTAGACAATGCATCATCTGCTGTTGCAACTTGGGCCTGACTACCGGTAGTGCAGTGTCTGTTCCATACAGGACTGTCATTGATACACAAGTGATTACAGTAGGAAAACACATCTATGAATGAGTATTAACATAACAAAACGATAATAAAGCACAAACTGATCCATTGATTGTGATTCACATAAACACATAAGAAATCCCTGATTTCTCCCACAATGTACATACACTGGCATTTGGGAATTAGGAAGTAAGTGAAAGTGTCATTACGTTTTTTGGATGGATGGATCAGGATGAGCTTCGTGTACAGTATGTTCACATTGGAAACATGTTGATGTTGGTTAAATGTGACATTACTGACTGAATTTCTTAGCCAGGAGAACATACCACTTTCATTCATATAATGCTTATGAAATCAGACAATAGATGCACTAATGGGAAGAAGAAACCTTcaatattctttttttcatcCTGACAGTTATCTTAAATACTCAAGTAATTATTACACACAAATGTCTAATAGAAATTGTTACATTTCTAAATAGTGTACCACTTTTATAAATTAAAAATATATTCTATTCCATTGTTGACATCACGTTTTGTAATCCATACTTTCTTGTCCTgatcagacacacgcacactaaaaCACCCAGTTTCACACACACGCGATGGCAGCCTAGAGCACCGTGCTGGCAGTGTCGTAGTCTTTGCTGATTTGGGAGGTGCTGGGCAGAGATTTCAGGTACTCCATGTGCCTGCGAGCGTCCTCCTGATTGTGCCTGACGTAATAGATTATGTACGCAATCACCATGGCGAACCAACCGAACATGGTCACAAACATGGCTACGTCCGTCGTCCTGTGGTGGAAGTTACAGAAGTTGATCCCAGAGTCCAGAATCTGGATGATGGGTCGGCCAGCGTACTCCTCCTGCACCGACGTATGACAGTTGACCTGGTTGACTGTTTCTGGGTCCAACCTCATGTCTCTTAGCATCTCCTGCAAAGAGCACTCACAGTGCCAGGGGTTGTGAGACAGGCTGACCCGTGCTTCCAACTTGGAGAAGGTGTCTTTGGGCACACTGCGAAGCTGGTTGTTGGAGAGGTCAAGGGAGCGGAGTCCTTCGGCGATGCCCTGGAATGCCCCGGCGTCCACGCTTTCGATGGCGTTCCGTGACAGGTCGAGTTCCCTGAGCCGGCGGAGGTCCTTGAAGGCCTGTTTGGGGATGTGCCTGATGCggttggaggacaggaggaggacaacGGTGTCCTCCGGCAAATTGGACGGGATTTTGTCCAGGTTCCGTGAGACACACTGGACCACCACACCATTCCTCTCTGAGCAGTGGCAGTTTTTAGGGCAGGCTGCCACCGCCACTAATGCCATCACCAGGACGAGACACAATGTCCTCAGAGAGGAGTGTGAGACCCTGGGGACAAAGATCTGGGCTTgccagtgtgtgtaagaaaCCCCCATTAGCTTGTGTATCGTCAGACCTGACTATTATCTCTGTACCTGAGCGGTTTTCAGCGTCCATCAGTACAGCAGGGGTATACATCTGGGGAAGCCTTATTAATTGGTCACCTCAACAAGCCAGTATCCTCCATGTGTCAACCCACTGAAATTTGTTGTACTGTGAGACTGGAGACTAGGTGGAAGCCCATCATGGTGAACCAGGAAACCAgttggaaggagagggggagaacacGAGGTCATGTAGATCCGGAGACGAAGGCATTCTCTCACAAAATCCTTTGGAAGTCAAGGATTCtgtgagagaaaggagaaagaaagccagagaggaaaagcaagagagaaagagatgtgaATTAACAAGGCTCCACAAGACAAGACAGCATAAATGGGGAAGATACATTATCCTGGTAATAATAGAATTGCTCTGATAGTTCCAGATGGTTACTCCCAATTTCAGGCTGCGGAGACAGACTCACACAAGCTATGCATACCCACTGTAAAAAACACACTGTATGACGTGCCCCTGGCAGCACCCAGGGGACTTGATGGAGTGGAAATGTTGTACGTTCTCCAAATATATTTGCTTGCACAGCAGAATGGTTAATGTCCTGTCAGGCAATTTACCCTGCATTCTTTTAGGAAAAAACACAGTTGGCCAAGTTATATAGGTCACGTTTGGAGATGTTTTTGGAGCAGTGTATTACATCAAGAAGGTTTATGACAAATAGTATTGTATCGGTAAAAGGTCTTCTTCCTTATCTTACCACACCTGTGCCATGCCGTTCAAGAAATGGTGGTCCTGTGCTATCTAGTTCAATAATCCAAATTGCATGTCAGTCTAGCCTTGAACACCTGCTTCTAGATTAGGTGTACTATCTTCGCAGACCCTCTGTGTCTTTGCTCCCCAGTACAACAGACCAAGGTAAAGGTTAAATTACCATACTCACAACATCCTACAGCAACGACCTCCAGTTATAgttgataatgatgatgtttggCAACAAAGTGTAGGATATATATTGCAAAATCTGTAAAACTCATTTATGGATAGTTGTTGAAAAGTTGGAATGTACTTTCACAAAGCCAAAATCTGACAAAATAAACCTTTTAGCATTACCAACATATGTGTCCAACGCAAGTAGTCCACTGTGCTTTACAAACAAATATCGTGAATATTCCCGTTTCTAAAGCTATATTAAATCAAAAAAGCTATTTATCAAATTGAAACTATTACGCCTGCATATTGGAGAAGTATATTCTCAATCAGGATCTTTGTTCGTGAAGGGTATGCTGCTCAAACGTACGGATTATTCAATAATAAGAAAACCAAAACTCGTATTGATTAGAACAATGCGTAAAGACTTACGGACGTAAAAAAACATTATGCTCACCTCTCCGTAGCATAACCACGCGTAATATACTGTCCTATGCTCACTTGTTGCTATTCTAAGAAAAGCGTTGCTGTTCTCATATTCAACTGTGCTGCTTCACGGAGAGATCTGTACACGCCGTGACGCGGATTGGATTCTGAAACTCAAGTGGTGGTAAGAAGCGTTTTCCCCCAGTTGCTCTACGTAATGGACTACGGGATATCTAAGTGGTTCAAACACATTTTCACCATGAATGTCATGACAGGTATTGATATTCAGCCTAAACTGAGCTCTTTGGATCAGTAAACAAAGTTGCGACACCATCACAGGGTCCGAGATCAAATCCGGAGGAAGGCACTGACTAGCAAACGCTCACCATGGACTCATGGGAGGACATCAATTGCCTGTGATCTTCTAAAAGCCCTTCAACAGATTGCAATCTGTCTCTATGCCGAGTCTCACCACAGGACGTGTGCCCATGATCGGGAAGAAGTGCACACTCAGTAAAATGGAGAGCCCTTTAAATTCAATTTGTCTCGGAAAAAGATATAATCTAGCCGGTGGAAAAGGCAGTGATTTGTTTAATTTACTTAACATAATGCTATCAATGCTATCATAATCTATCAAATATTATGGCTTCAGAGGATACGGGACCATCATAAAAACTTTTTTACATCTTGCCTCTACTGCACCAATTAACTGACACCTATCTTATAAGGTGAACATATATGTATTGATTATATGTCATATGACGGCTTGAAATGTGGGGTTCTTTCTCCTTGGTGTGACGTGACACCTAATTTAATAACATATCACAGCAGAAGGATAAGCCTACAGTGGAGATCCTATACTTGCTTGTGCTGCGCAATTGTCGTTACAGTATAATGCGTGTGCAATGCACTATGTATATTAAGTGTGAGTCTGACACTTTTCTTCCAATAATTTCGCCGTAGATACCCAGCTTTTGttcacaacaaaaaaataagGGCACAGATTCACTCTGGCAATAATATATTTTACGTTGGAGTCTCCAATGAAGGCATCTTTTAGCTGAGTCTTCACAACTGTACCTACCTCAGCACCCGTCAGCATCCCCAAGTGTACTGACAGACTGGTCTCTTCTGTGCCACCTGAATACATTTTTCATATCGAAGAGTACAAAAGATGTGTCCCTCCAGACAGAACGCTGCGAACCTGAAGTTGCCACAATGAGTAAGGACCTCTGAATGACGTCCctactgtatctctctctcacacactagcTCAAGCAGTGAAATATGTAGGCACTTGGCAACTCTTCAACACAGCCCTAATTAAATAGCGTCCCAGAGGGTTGACTTGAGTGTCAGGTTTGATTTAAATCGTCCACTAATTTAATGTGTGGAAAACCCGTGCCATGTTAGATtattaacaaacaaaaaaatatagtATGAGAGGTAAATCACAGAGGGCAAAAGTCTTAATAGGAAACCAACCTTTTTTCACTGTGTTAGCTGTCTCAGGAGAAAGGCGTCCAACACTGTAGCTGTCAGTTCAGGTAAAGAGAAAAAACAAGATTACTTTGGCATGGACTGGACAATACAATATATAATTTCCCAATGGGCAGGCCATTCTGTTCAGGCACAGAGTCATTATCTGTGTTCCCTTCTTAGTAGACTAATTATAGTCATATTTGAACAGCTAGTGAAACCTAATGTTTTTGTGGGGTT includes the following:
- the LOC124474737 gene encoding leucine-rich repeat-containing protein 3-like — its product is MGVSYTHWQAQIFVPRVSHSSLRTLCLVLVMALVAVAACPKNCHCSERNGVVVQCVSRNLDKIPSNLPEDTVVLLLSSNRIRHIPKQAFKDLRRLRELDLSRNAIESVDAGAFQGIAEGLRSLDLSNNQLRSVPKDTFSKLEARVSLSHNPWHCECSLQEMLRDMRLDPETVNQVNCHTSVQEEYAGRPIIQILDSGINFCNFHHRTTDVAMFVTMFGWFAMVIAYIIYYVRHNQEDARRHMEYLKSLPSTSQISKDYDTASTVL